In Vanacampus margaritifer isolate UIUO_Vmar chromosome 9, RoL_Vmar_1.0, whole genome shotgun sequence, the following proteins share a genomic window:
- the LOC144058373 gene encoding uncharacterized protein LOC144058373 has product MMMKRLQNPQESSSDGDLMAGGICFNCEQIFSTQDFLEEHVCPLSSHICSCGTEFAAYEDMLSHNVTHEPGQQQAMHHETIMKRRFEKRMEEELQLKRLKLDKVAWKADGALQSPSASASSTNSKMSKQISRVPTMYPSRAASFQAGQGGLNTKSGFSGEGAPTVDLWTIYQPVVLVKTIRKWNQWKPYTCGKCGEGFITKRMLISHNSVHIADKICGCIGCGLLLSSRKLMPRFHMCNSPSTTAKLKLITSRPLNYKSPIPEIDLTQNLRKYSNAGSKNSQMLQVTSALQLKNLNVRTYSKFAQGARASPCQQLKQNSMLNAPQKSSWTHSPSPATNTANPSQPAKTSPGDADLKCRVCHVGFESTQMLQRHKCPKADEFMAKHGRIGKMIKPRRDVAVSKAAVTRVNGERSHTFPADINKQDAADKEERSENVDKGDDMEDDCYIVEPGQEKTSEMIYQVTSSVPIKT; this is encoded by the coding sequence ATGATGATGAAGCGACTTCAGAACCCCCAGGAAAGCAGTTCAGATGGCGATTTGATGGCCGGAGGGATTTGCTTCAACTGTGAACAGATCTTTTCAACCCAGGATTTTTTGGAGGAACATGTGTGCCCTCTATCCAGTCACATCTGCTCCTGTGGAACAGAGTTTGCTGCGTACGAAGACATGCTCAGCCACAACGTCACGCATGAACCGGGACAACAACAGGCGATGCATCACGAAACGATAATGAAGCGTCGATTTGAGAAACGCATGGAAGAAGAGTTGCAGCTGAAACGCTTAAAGTTGGATAAAGTTGCCTGGAAAGCGGACGGCGCATTGCAGTCTCCCTCTGCATCAGCTTCTTCAACAAATTCTAAAATGTCGAAACAGATATCTCGCGTGCCTACCATGTATCCCTCCAGGGCGGCATCTTTTCAAGCAGGCCAAGGTGGACTAAACACGAAGAGTGGGTTTTCTGGTGAGGGCGCGCCGACAGTGGATCTTTGGACAATTTACCAGCCCGTGGTGCTGGTGAAAACGATCCGCAAGTGGAATCAGTGGAAGCCGTACACGTGCGGTAAATGTGGTGAGGGTTTCATCACCAAACGGATGCTCATTTCACACAATAGTGTTCACATTGCTGATAAAATCTGTGGCTGCATTGGATGTGGGCTGTTGCTTTCCAGCAGGAAGTTAATGCCTCGCTTCCACATGTGTAACTCTCCCAGCACCACGGCCAAACTAAAACTCATTACATCCAGGCCACTGAATTACAAGAGCCCCATCCCGGAAATAGACCTGACTCAGAACCTGCGCAAGTATTCCAATGCGGGGAGCAAAAACAGTCAGATGCTTCAAGTCACCTCGGCCCTGCAGTTGAAAAATCTCAACGTGCGAACGTACAGCAAATTCGCTCAGGGTGCTCGCGCCTCACCTTGCCAGCAGTTGAAACAGAATTCCATGCTGAACGCGCCCCAGAAAAGCAGTTGGACACATTCGCCCTCACCCGCTACGAACACCGCAAACCCGAGCCAACCTGCCAAGACGTCTCCCGGAGATGCCGACCTCAAGTGTCGGGTGTGCCACGTCGGCTTTGAGAGCACTCAGATGCTGCAGAGGCACAAGTGTCCCAAAGCCGACGAGTTCATGGCCAAACACGGCCGCATCGGCAAGATGATCAAGCCCAGGCGGGATGTGGCGGTGTCCAAGGCTGCTGTGACCCGGGTGAACGGCGAGAGGAGTCACACATTCCCGGCTGACATCAACAAACAAGACGCTGCTGATAAAGAGGAACGCTCTGAAAATGTGGATAAAGGAGACGATATGGAAGATGATTGTTACATCGTGGAACCCggacaagaaaaaacatctgAAATGATCTACCAGGTCACCTCATCTGTCCCCATTAAAACTTGA